One part of the Homo sapiens chromosome 19, GRCh38.p14 Primary Assembly genome encodes these proteins:
- the ECSIT gene encoding evolutionarily conserved signaling intermediate in Toll pathway, mitochondrial isoform 4 precursor (isoform 4 precursor is encoded by transcript variant 4), with product MSWVQATLLARGLCRAWGGTCGAALTGTSISQVPRRLPRGLHCSAAAHSSEQSLVPSPPEPRQRPTKALVPFEDLFGQAPGGERDKASFLQTVQKFAEHSVRKRGHIDFIYLALRKMREYGVERDLAVYNQLLNIFPKEVFRPRNIIQRIFVHYPRQQECGIAVLEQMENHGVMPNKETEFLLIQIFGRKSYPMLKLVRLKLWFPRFMNVNPFPVPRDLPQDPVELAMFGLRHMEPDLSARVTIYQVPLPKDSTGAADPPQPHIVELTCCPRRRGKWKRRRRSGTSTTRCSWTWSM from the exons ATGAGCTGGGTCCAGGCCACCCTACTGGCCCGAGGCCTCTGTAGGGCCTGGGGAGGCACCTGCGGGGCCGCCCTCACAggaacctccatctctcag gtcCCTCGCCGGCTCCCTCGGGGCCTCCACTGCAGCGCAGCTGCCCATAGCTCTGAACAGTCCCTGGTTCCCAGCCCACCGGAACCCCGGCAGAGGCCCACCAAGGCTCTGGTGCCCTTTGAGGACCTGTTTGGGCAGGCGCCTGGTGGGGAACGGGACAAGGCGAGCTTCCTGCAGACGGTGCAGAAATTTGCGGAGCACAGCGTGCGTAAGCGGGGCCACATTGACTTCATCTACCTGGCCCTGCGCAAGATGCGGGAGTATGGTGTCGAGCGGGACCTGGCTGTGTACAACCAGCTGCTCAACATCTTCCCCAAGGAGGTCTTCCGGCCTCGCAACATCATCCAGCGCATCTTCGTCCACTACCCTCGGCAGCAGGAGTGTGGGATTGCTGTCCTGGAGCAGATGGAGAACCACG GTGTGATGCCCAACAAGGAGACGGAGTTCCTGCTGATTCAGATCTTTGGACGCAAAAGCTACCCCATGCTCAAGTTGGTGCGCCTGAAGCTGTGGTTCCCTCGATTCATGAACGTCAACCCCTTCCCAGTGCCCCGGGACCTGCCCCAGGACCCTGTGGAGCTGGCCATGTTTGGCCTGCGGCACATGGAGCCTGACCTTAGTGCCAGGGTCACCATCTACCAG GTTCCTTTGCCCAAAGACTCAACAGGTGCAGCAGATCCCCCCCAGCCCCACATCGTAG AGCTGACTTGCTGCCCCCGGAGGAGAGG GAAGTGGAAGAGACGCCGGAGGAGTGGAACCTCTACTACCCGATGCAGCTGGACCTGGAGTATGTGA
- the ECSIT gene encoding evolutionarily conserved signaling intermediate in Toll pathway, mitochondrial isoform 2 precursor (isoform 2 precursor is encoded by transcript variant 2): MSWVQATLLARGLCRAWGGTCGAALTGTSISQVPRRLPRGLHCSAAAHSSEQSLVPSPPEPRQRPTKALVPFEDLFGQAPGGERDKASFLQTVQKFAEHSVRKRGHIDFIYLALRKMREYGVERDLAVYNQLLNIFPKEVFRPRNIIQRIFVHYPRQQECGIAVLEQMENHGVMPNKETEFLLIQIFGRKSYPMLKLVRLKLWFPRFMNVNPFPVPRDLPQDPVELAMFGLRHMEPDLSARVTIYQVPLPKDSTGAADPPQPHIVGSGRDAGGVEPLLPDAAGPGVCEEWLGQLRV, from the exons ATGAGCTGGGTCCAGGCCACCCTACTGGCCCGAGGCCTCTGTAGGGCCTGGGGAGGCACCTGCGGGGCCGCCCTCACAggaacctccatctctcag gtcCCTCGCCGGCTCCCTCGGGGCCTCCACTGCAGCGCAGCTGCCCATAGCTCTGAACAGTCCCTGGTTCCCAGCCCACCGGAACCCCGGCAGAGGCCCACCAAGGCTCTGGTGCCCTTTGAGGACCTGTTTGGGCAGGCGCCTGGTGGGGAACGGGACAAGGCGAGCTTCCTGCAGACGGTGCAGAAATTTGCGGAGCACAGCGTGCGTAAGCGGGGCCACATTGACTTCATCTACCTGGCCCTGCGCAAGATGCGGGAGTATGGTGTCGAGCGGGACCTGGCTGTGTACAACCAGCTGCTCAACATCTTCCCCAAGGAGGTCTTCCGGCCTCGCAACATCATCCAGCGCATCTTCGTCCACTACCCTCGGCAGCAGGAGTGTGGGATTGCTGTCCTGGAGCAGATGGAGAACCACG GTGTGATGCCCAACAAGGAGACGGAGTTCCTGCTGATTCAGATCTTTGGACGCAAAAGCTACCCCATGCTCAAGTTGGTGCGCCTGAAGCTGTGGTTCCCTCGATTCATGAACGTCAACCCCTTCCCAGTGCCCCGGGACCTGCCCCAGGACCCTGTGGAGCTGGCCATGTTTGGCCTGCGGCACATGGAGCCTGACCTTAGTGCCAGGGTCACCATCTACCAG GTTCCTTTGCCCAAAGACTCAACAGGTGCAGCAGATCCCCCCCAGCCCCACATCGTAG GAAGTGGAAGAGACGCCGGAGGAGTGGAACCTCTACTACCCGATGCAGCTGGACCTGGAGTATGTGAGGAGTGGCTGGGACAACTACGAGTTTGA
- the ECSIT gene encoding evolutionarily conserved signaling intermediate in Toll pathway, mitochondrial isoform 3 precursor (isoform 3 precursor is encoded by transcript variant 3), with protein sequence MSWVQATLLARGLCRAWGGTCGAALTGTSISQVPLPKDSTGAADPPQPHIVGIQSPDQQAALARHNPARPVFVEGPFSLWLRNKCVYYHILRADLLPPEEREVEETPEEWNLYYPMQLDLEYVRSGWDNYEFDINEVEEGPVFAMCMAGAHDQATMAKWIQGLQETNPTLAQIPVVFRLAGSTRELQTSSAGLEEPPLPEDHQEEDDNLQRQQQGQS encoded by the exons ATGAGCTGGGTCCAGGCCACCCTACTGGCCCGAGGCCTCTGTAGGGCCTGGGGAGGCACCTGCGGGGCCGCCCTCACAggaacctccatctctcag GTTCCTTTGCCCAAAGACTCAACAGGTGCAGCAGATCCCCCCCAGCCCCACATCGTAG GAATCCAGAGTCCCGATCAGCAGGCCGCCCTGGCCCGCCACAATCCAGCCCGGCCTGTCTTTGTTGAGGGCCCCTTCTCCCTGTGGCTCCGCAACAAGTGTGTGTATTACCACATCCTCAGAGCTGACTTGCTGCCCCCGGAGGAGAGG GAAGTGGAAGAGACGCCGGAGGAGTGGAACCTCTACTACCCGATGCAGCTGGACCTGGAGTATGTGAGGAGTGGCTGGGACAACTACGAGTTTGACATCAATGAAG TGGAGGAAGGCCCTGTCTTCGCCATGTGCATGGCGGGTGCTCATGACCAGGCGACGATGGCTAAGTGGATCCAGGGCCTGCAGGAGACCAACCCAACCCTGGCCCAGATCCCCGTGGTCTTCCGCCTCGCCGGGTCCACCCGGGAGCTCCAGACATCCTCTGCAGGGCTGGAGGAGCCGCCCCTGCCCGAGGACCACCAGGAAGAAGACGACAACCTGCAGCGACAGCAGCAGGGCCAGAGCTAG
- the ECSIT gene encoding evolutionarily conserved signaling intermediate in Toll pathway, mitochondrial isoform 1 precursor (isoform 1 precursor is encoded by transcript variant 1) codes for MSWVQATLLARGLCRAWGGTCGAALTGTSISQVPRRLPRGLHCSAAAHSSEQSLVPSPPEPRQRPTKALVPFEDLFGQAPGGERDKASFLQTVQKFAEHSVRKRGHIDFIYLALRKMREYGVERDLAVYNQLLNIFPKEVFRPRNIIQRIFVHYPRQQECGIAVLEQMENHGVMPNKETEFLLIQIFGRKSYPMLKLVRLKLWFPRFMNVNPFPVPRDLPQDPVELAMFGLRHMEPDLSARVTIYQVPLPKDSTGAADPPQPHIVGIQSPDQQAALARHNPARPVFVEGPFSLWLRNKCVYYHILRADLLPPEEREVEETPEEWNLYYPMQLDLEYVRSGWDNYEFDINEVEEGPVFAMCMAGAHDQATMAKWIQGLQETNPTLAQIPVVFRLAGSTRELQTSSAGLEEPPLPEDHQEEDDNLQRQQQGQS; via the exons ATGAGCTGGGTCCAGGCCACCCTACTGGCCCGAGGCCTCTGTAGGGCCTGGGGAGGCACCTGCGGGGCCGCCCTCACAggaacctccatctctcag gtcCCTCGCCGGCTCCCTCGGGGCCTCCACTGCAGCGCAGCTGCCCATAGCTCTGAACAGTCCCTGGTTCCCAGCCCACCGGAACCCCGGCAGAGGCCCACCAAGGCTCTGGTGCCCTTTGAGGACCTGTTTGGGCAGGCGCCTGGTGGGGAACGGGACAAGGCGAGCTTCCTGCAGACGGTGCAGAAATTTGCGGAGCACAGCGTGCGTAAGCGGGGCCACATTGACTTCATCTACCTGGCCCTGCGCAAGATGCGGGAGTATGGTGTCGAGCGGGACCTGGCTGTGTACAACCAGCTGCTCAACATCTTCCCCAAGGAGGTCTTCCGGCCTCGCAACATCATCCAGCGCATCTTCGTCCACTACCCTCGGCAGCAGGAGTGTGGGATTGCTGTCCTGGAGCAGATGGAGAACCACG GTGTGATGCCCAACAAGGAGACGGAGTTCCTGCTGATTCAGATCTTTGGACGCAAAAGCTACCCCATGCTCAAGTTGGTGCGCCTGAAGCTGTGGTTCCCTCGATTCATGAACGTCAACCCCTTCCCAGTGCCCCGGGACCTGCCCCAGGACCCTGTGGAGCTGGCCATGTTTGGCCTGCGGCACATGGAGCCTGACCTTAGTGCCAGGGTCACCATCTACCAG GTTCCTTTGCCCAAAGACTCAACAGGTGCAGCAGATCCCCCCCAGCCCCACATCGTAG GAATCCAGAGTCCCGATCAGCAGGCCGCCCTGGCCCGCCACAATCCAGCCCGGCCTGTCTTTGTTGAGGGCCCCTTCTCCCTGTGGCTCCGCAACAAGTGTGTGTATTACCACATCCTCAGAGCTGACTTGCTGCCCCCGGAGGAGAGG GAAGTGGAAGAGACGCCGGAGGAGTGGAACCTCTACTACCCGATGCAGCTGGACCTGGAGTATGTGAGGAGTGGCTGGGACAACTACGAGTTTGACATCAATGAAG TGGAGGAAGGCCCTGTCTTCGCCATGTGCATGGCGGGTGCTCATGACCAGGCGACGATGGCTAAGTGGATCCAGGGCCTGCAGGAGACCAACCCAACCCTGGCCCAGATCCCCGTGGTCTTCCGCCTCGCCGGGTCCACCCGGGAGCTCCAGACATCCTCTGCAGGGCTGGAGGAGCCGCCCCTGCCCGAGGACCACCAGGAAGAAGACGACAACCTGCAGCGACAGCAGCAGGGCCAGAGCTAG